From the genome of Spinacia oleracea cultivar Varoflay chromosome 2, BTI_SOV_V1, whole genome shotgun sequence, one region includes:
- the LOC110801277 gene encoding uncharacterized protein: MPQDKRRSISYRSFVTCDDPKGVECGAIRRSKMNNNSQKKEQDCINKVEADRKQRNHHQNNTSSVVVASSVINKEERDNKKEMGVRGITRAGLENPVSFQLLEVSKEAQKLNHVIDSWSSSNDKLLLKKKKNKNDTSIATNLLKGALDLQDSLVMLGKLQEASSYMLGVSRKQKQKLEDGTFDGMVSGVRGFPRAMIHHVDAYPRKSVDEMKNVVRDSLLRQNMITNPVFEEHYDHRKMTMAMALASASPDMLPSTSTSTQSSMVYSSNFVPSDSSVSSSMASHRKKGKDSNVIVRLMGLESFPSSPRKHAEREKLLNLAKPMYDIDSLRAKRPQFGAQEVGVKQRSMEEILENLKFKGVLRNSSVDGLTIDSSESDFFSSKNSWDGERPPIVLMKPVRYPCLDLDELNMPKYWGERGMRPRYSGGSAQEIVRNEAVNFSQKNELAGRVDSEEKTKSMTKVASAKVKGSANLQQKSQKNQTDVKTASEVAKATPTRRKIEERKDAKPSEQLISGNQEKTSTAKIRRQKVGKSMSKTQTSSQQRTTSTSVLDHKNRGTLERRKNRHSALVMEEKRICKGENKEIKILYEEIIDSTGDRTSDSPAVNSLTDENNDSERCQIQIQDCDIDSQIKLLDIPERIPYLPNDKKISHCDDSQSCYSEITSVSTSEYCNVDQLSETQSTLHEVTLITTHENGVAVHHSPSQERTKSLDDETSRQCLTPRTKLKALLQSNSLFMIHVEELFNIQLNPDSVPCMVDDNDQDSESTLLLIDCAKEVLELKSSQFLKARLPLPWVYATKTQSFLSLDRLLEEVCNEIEDLRLYSNPVSDDLPSDDIYDLLDRDLKCKSGTWGVGWRSMFTLDEVEQVIGEVDKFVLNKLIEEVVLDFML, from the exons ATGCCTCAGGACAAAAGAAGATCAATTAGTTATAGATCATTTGTGACATGTGAtgatccaaaaggtgttgaatGTGGGGCAATTAGAAGATCAAAGATGAATAATAATTCTCAAAAAAAGGAGCAAGATTGTATTAATAAGGTTGAAGCTGACagaaagcaaagaaatcatcatCAAAACAACACATCTTCTGTAGTTGTAGCTTCTTCTGTTATTAATAAGGAAGAGAGAGATAACAAAAAGGAGATGGGAGTTAGAGGGATCACAAGGGCCGGGCTCGAAAACCCGGTTTCTTTTCAGCTACTAGAAGTCTCTAAAGAAGCTCAGAAGCTGAATCATGTGATTGATTCTTGGTCTAGTAGTAATGACAAGTTGttgttgaagaagaagaagaacaaaaatgaTACTAGTATTGCCACAAATTTGTTGAAAGGAGCTCTTGATCTTCAAGATTCGTTAGTCATGCTAGGTAAACTACAAGAAGCTTCGAGTTATATGTTGGGTGTATCGCGAAAACAGAAGCAAAAACTCGAGGATGGTACCTTCGATGGAATGGTTAGTGGAGTGAGAGGGTTTCCAAGGGCTATGATTCATCATGTAGATGCCTATCCGAGGAAATCGGTTGATGAGATGAAGAATGTTGTTAGAGATAGTCTTCTTAGGCAGAATATGATAACAAATCCTGTATTTGAGGAGCATTATGATCATAGAAAGATGACTATGGCTATGGCTTTGGCTTCAGCTTCTCCTGATATGTTGCCTTCTACAAGTACGAGTACTCAATCCTCGATGGTCTATTCGAGTAATTTCGTTCCCTCAGACTCTTCTGTTTCATCATCAATGGCTTCTCAcaggaaaaaaggaaaagactCAAATGTGATTGTTAGACTAATGGGTTTAGAATCATTCCCTTCGAGTCCAAGGAAACACGCAGAGAGGGAGAAATTACTGAACTTGGCAAAGCCTATGTACGATATTGATTCCCTGAGGGCCAAAAGACCTCAATTTGGTGCTCAAGAGGTGGGTGTGAAGCAAAGAAGTATGGAAGAAATACTCGAGAATTTGAAATTCAAGGGTGTTCTTAGAAACAGTTCTGTGGATGGTCTGACGATTGATTCCTCAGAGTCTGATTTCTTCTCCTCCAAAAATAGTTGGGATGGCGAAAGACCTCCTATTGTTCTAATGAAACCTGTGCGCTATCCCTGCCTAGATCTAGATGAGCTAAACATGCCTAAGTATTGGGGAGAAAGAGGCATGAGGCCGAGATACAGTGGAGGATCGGCTCAAGAAATTGTCAGAAATGAAGCTGTAAATTTCAGTCAGAAGAATGAATTAGCAGGAAGAGTTGACAGTGAAGAAAAAACTAAGTCCATGACAAAAGTTGCATCTGCTAAGGTTAAAGGTTCTGCCAACCTGCAACAGAAATCACAGAAGAATCAAACAGATGTTAAAACAGCAAGTGAAGTTGCAAAGGCGACTCCTACTAGAAGGAAAATTGAAGAGAGGAAAGATGCAAAACCAAGTGAGCAATTGATTTCTGGGAATCAGGAAAAAACTTCTACAGCAAAGATTAGAAGACAAAAAGTTGGTAAATCTATGTCCAAAACCCAGACTTCTAGTCAACAGAGGACTACTTCTACTTCTGTGTTAGATCACAAGAACCGGGGAACACTTGAGCGAAGAAAGAACAGACATTCAGCCTTAGTG ATGGAGGAAAAGCGGATTTGCAAAGGTGAAaacaaggaaatcaaaatcttaTATGAAGAGATTATTGATTCAACAGGTGACCGTACTTCTGATTCCCCTGCAGTCAACAGCTTAACTGATGAAAACAATGACAGTGAAAGATGTCAAATTCAGATCCAAG ATTGTGATATTGACAGTCAGATAAAGCTGTTAGATATCCCAGAACGAATTCCTTATCTTCCGAATGACAAGAAGATTTCACATTGTGATGACAGTCAAAGTTGTTATTCTGAAATAACATCAGTATCTACCAGCGAATATTGCAACGTGGATCAGCTCAGTGAGACTCAGAGTACTCTGCATGAAGTTACCTTAATTACAACCCATGAAAATGGTGTTGCAGTTCATCATTCTCCTAGtcaagaaagaactaaaagccTCGATGATGAGACTTCGAGACAATGTCTCACTCCCAGAACGAAGCTAAAAGCATTGCTTCAAAGCAACTCATTGTTTATGATCCATGTAGAGGAGCTCTTCAATATCCAACTTAATCCAGATTCAGTTCCATGTATGGTTGATGACAATGATCAAGACTCTGAAAGCACTTTATTACTGATAGATTGTGCAAAAGAAGTCTTGGAACTTAAAAGCTCGCAGTTCTTAAAAGCACGTCTGCCTCTTCCATGGGTCTACGCAACGAAAACACAAAGTTTTCTCTCCTTGGATCGGCTGTTAGAGGAAGTATGCAACGAAATTGAAGACTTACGACTCTATTCAAACCCGGTGAGTGATGACTTACCATCGGATGATATCTATGATTTACTAGACCGAGATTTGAAGTGCAAGAGCGGAACATGGGGAGTCGGTTGGAGGAGTATGTTTACTCTAGATGAAGTTGAGCAAGTAATAGGTGAGGTTGATAAGTTTGTGTTAAACAAGTTGATTGAGGAGGTTGTTTTAGATTTCATGCTATAG